GGAAAATTGTTGTGTGAAGGCGAAGTGCTGGTTGCCTGCGTCAGCGCCGATCAGTACAAACCCAGAATCATTCCAGTTGCCCTGAGCAACGCCTTTGCGGCGAAACAGGGCGGCCAAGAGAAGCAAGAGCAAGGAGAGGCAAAGAGTGCAAGCTGATCAAATGTCGATGTGGCACCTCATAAGCGGTGCCAGCGTGCTGGTGCAACTGGTCATGCTGACGCTGTTGGCAGCGTCCATCGCATCCTGGGTGCTTATTTTTCAACGCAGTTCCGTGCTGCGTTCGGCGAAGAAGGCGCTGGACGATTTCGAGGACCGTTTCTGGTCCGGCATCGACCTGTCCAAGCTCTATCGTCAGGTCACCGGCAATCCGGATCCCGATTCCGGCCTGGAGCAGATATTCCGCGCCGGGTTCAAAGAGTTCTCGCGTATGCGTCAGCAGCCAGGTGTCGATCCTGAGGCGGTGATGGACGCTGTGCAGCGGTCCATGCGAGTCGCTATTTCGCGCGAGGAAGAAAAGCTCGACCAGCACCTGCCCTTTCTCGCTACAGTGGGTTCCACCAGTCCCTATATCGGTCTGTTTGGTACCGTATGGGGCATCATGAACTCATTCCGCGGCCTGGCTACTGTGCAACAGGCAACGCTGGCTACCGTGGCGCCGGGGATTGCCGAAGCGCTGATTGCCACGGCGATCGGTCTGTTTGCCGCTATCCCAGCGGTCATCGCTTACAACCGTTTCTCGGCTCGCTCGGAAACCCTGATCGGCCATTACTACACCTTTGCCGATGAGTTCTCCAGCATCCTGCATCGCCGCGTGCACGCCAGCGAAGGGGAGTGAGCATGCAACACAGAGGCAGACGCCAGAAACGCAAACCGGTAGCCGAGATGAACGTCGTGCCCTATATCGACGTGATGCTCGTGCTGCTGGTGATCTTCATGGTGACCGCGCCCATGCTCAATCAAGGCGTGAAAGTGGACCTGCCCCAGGTATCCAGCGAGATTCTGCCATCGGATACCAACCAGCAGGTATTGACTCTGTCGGTACTCGCCGATGGTACCTATTACTGGAACCTGGGCGACACAGTGGACACCGAGAGCCAGACCGATGCCGCAGTCTCGCTGGAAGAAATGACCGACGGCGTCACCAAGATCATGCGCGCTCAGCCAGATACGCTGGTCTATATTCGGGGTGATCGCGAGGTGAATTATGGTGTTGTCGTTACTGCCATGGCATCCCTGCAGCAGGCCGGTGTGCCTAATGTCGGCTTGATTACCGAGGCGCCGTGAATAACCGCGACCGTATGCCGGAACCCAGTCAGGAGCGTTTTGCCGCGCCGATCATCAAGGCGGTGGGGCTGCACCTGCTGGTGTTGATTTTCCTCTTCGTGTCCTTCAGTTCGGCGCCCGAGTACGAGCCGGCCAAGCCGATCGTGCGAGCGACCCTGGTGCAGTTGAATTCCAAGAGTCCGGCGACAACTCAGACTGATCAGAAAATCGCGGGTGAGGCTGAGCGCACCGCAGCGCAGCGCCATGAAGCTGAAGAGCTGAAACGCCAGCAGCAGGAACAGCAACAGGAGCAGGAGGCGGCGCAGCGCGCAGCAACTGAACAGCGCCAGGCAGCTGCAGCGGCCGCCAAGGCGGCCGAAGATAAGGCAGTCGAGGAACGTCAGCGGGTGGAGCAGGTCGAAAGACAGAAGGCCGAGGAGACCAAACGCAAGGCTGACGCAGCCAAGAAGCTGGCTGAGGCCGAGGCGGCAAAGAAAAAGGCTGCTGAGGAAGCGGCCAAACGTAAAGAGGTTGAAGAGGCCAAAAAGGCAGAGGCCAAAAAAGCGGAAGAGGCCAAGCGCAAAACCGACGCAGAGGCTGCGGCCAAGAAGGCGGAAGCTGATCGGGTCGCCAAGCTCAAGCGCGAGCAGGAAGAAGCCAAGGCCTCGGCGTTAGCCGAATTGCTGGCATCCGAGACGCAGTACCAGCGGGCGCAGGCTGACCAATTTGGTGATGAGGTGGCGGCCAGCTACGATGATGTTATCCGCCGCTATGTAAGTGAACAGTGGCGGCGTCCACCGACGGCGCGTAATGGCATGGTCGTCGAGGTGCGGATCAGCATGCTGCCCTCGGGTGATATTACTGATGTGGTGGTGCAGCGCTCCAGCGGCGATGCCGGATTCGATCAGTCGGCAGTGCAGGCCGTACGAAATGTAGGCCGCATTCCGGAGATGCAACAGTTGTCCAGAGAAAGTCCAGCAGCTTTCGATCGTTTGTACAGACAGCGTACCTTACGCTTCAAACCAGAGGATTTGGCATTTTGATGAAAACCATGAAGTACTGGCTGACCTGCGCTGCCATGTTGCTCCTGGCGCAAGTCGCGCTGGCTCAGGACGCCATCGAAATCACCCGGGGCAATGATCGGGCGACGCCCATCGCAGTTGTTCCCTTCGGCTGGCAAGGCGGCACACCTTTAGCGGAAGATCTGGCTGAGATCTCGGCCAATGATTTACGCAATTCTGGTATGTTCACGCCCTTCGACCGGGCAAACATGCTCAGCCATCCTACCCGCGCCGAGGAGATATTTCCCCGCGACTGGAAAATGCTGGGCGTCGAATATGTACTGGCCGGGCAGGTAACCGGCACGGCGTCGGGTTATCAGCTGCAGTACCATCTGTATAACGTGGTACGCGAAGAGTTGCTTATGTCCCGGACCGTCAGTGGCAGCCAGAATCAGCTGCGCGACATGGCCCACCGGGTGAGCGACGAGGTATTTGAGCACATCACCGGTATCAAGGGCGCGTTCAATACCAAGCTGCTGTATGTGGCTGCCGAGCGTTTTTCCGCTGATAACACACGCTATACCCTGCAGCGCTCGGATTATGACGGCGCCCGTACGGTAACCCTACTGCAATCACGAGAGCCGATTCTGACCCCGTCCTATGCTCCGGACGGGCAACGTATCGCCTATGTCTCGTTTGAATCCCGGCGGCCGGAAATCTTCGTGCATTACATCCAGACCGGCCGGCGCGAGCGGATCACCAGTTTTGAAGGTCTCAATGGTGCGCCAGCCTGGTCGCCGGATGGAAAACGGCTGGCATTCGTATTGTCACGTGACGGCAACCCGGAAATTTACGTCATGGATCTTGCAAGCAAGCAAATGCGTCGGGTCACCAATCACTACGCAATTGATACCGAGCCGACCTGGCTTGATGACAACACGCTGGTCTTCACTTCCGATCGTGGAGGGCGACCGCAGATTTATAAACAGAATTTGAATAATGGCAATGCAGAGCGCCTTACTTTCGTGGGCAACTATAATGCCAATGCTAAGCTGTCGTCTGAAGGACGGACCATGGTCATGGTTCACCGGCAGGATGGTTACAGGAATTTTCATATTGCCACCCAGGATCTGGAACGTGGGAATTTGAAAGTATTAACAGAAACGTCGTTGGATGAGTCGCCTACTGTCGCACCGAACGGCACTATGTTAATTTACGCTACCCGTCAACAGGGACGGGGTGTACTTATGCTGGTTTCGACCAATGGTCGTGCGCGTTCGGAAATTCCGACGAAGTTCACAGACCTGCGCGTACCATCATGGTCCCCATACCTGCCATAGGGTATACCAACACTAAACCAAATGGGGTTTATCAGGAGTCTATGATGGAAGTTATCAAGTTCGGCAAGTTTGCAGCTCTGGTTGTCGCTTTCGGCGTTGTGGTTGGCTGTTCCTCCAAGGGCGGCGATGCTGCCGGCACTGGCGCAGTTGATCCGAACGCTGGTTATGACAGCTCCACTTCTTCGGCAGGTAGCAGCAGCAATGTCAGCAGCGAAGAAGCAGCTCTGCGTGCCATCACCACTTTCTACTTCGAGTTCGACAGCTCTGAGCTGAAGCCTGAAGCCATGCGTGCCCTGGATGTACATTCCAAGGACCTCAAGGCGCAGGGCAACCGCGTAGCGCTGGAAGGCCACACCGACGAGCGTGGTACTCGTGAGTACAACATGGCTCTGGGTGAGCGTCGTGCCGCAGCTGTTCAGCGTTACCTGGTTCTGCAGGGTGTTTCCCCGGCACAACTGGAGCTGATCTCCTATGGCGAAGAGAAAGCAGCGGTTACTGGTACTGGCGAAGAAGCATGGGCCCAGAACCGCCGTGTAGAACTGCGTAAATAAGAGGTCGCATGAAAGGGTATCAAGGCTTAGTACTGGGTTGTCTGCTGTTGCCGGCCACGGCAATGGCTCAGGTTCCGGTAATGGAAGGTAGTTCGGGCAGCAATGCGCCGAGCTATCAGCAGACACAGGCCCAGTCACTGCCTGATACCCGATCTTCCTCGGCTGGTCTCTCGGTAGAGGGCCAGCTTATGCAGCAGCTGTATCAGATGCAGCAGGAAGTTTCCATGCTGCGTGGCCTGTTCGAAGAACAGGAGCATCGACTGAAGAAGTTGGAAAAGGATCAGCTTGATCGTTATCAGGATATTGATCGCCGACTTTCCTCTATTTCCACAGGTTCGTCAGCGCCGTCAGGTGCGGACGAGCCTGCCAACCGCGACAGCCTGCCGCCCGTGACACCGGCAACGCCGGGCTCAGCACCTCAAGCACCGGCTGAAGCGGACCCGGCGCGTGAAAAGCTGCTTTACGAGGCGGCTTTCGATCAGGTCAAGGCACGGGATTTCGAGAAGGCTGAGATGGCCTTCAGCGCTTTCCTGCGGCGTTATCCGCAAAGTGACTACGCGGGGAATGCACAGTACTGGCTGGGCGAAGTCTATCTGGTGCAGTCCGATCTGGAATCTGCCGGCCAGGCATTTGCCAAAGTGGTGAGCCAGTACGCCGGCCACCGCAAGCAAGCCGATGCGTTGTACAAGCTGGCCGAAGTTGAACGGCGCCTGGGTAACTCGACCAAGGCGGCGCAACTCTACCAGGAAGTGCTCAGCAAGCATCCTGACGCCTCGGCAGCGCAGTTGGCGCGTCGGGAGCTGAATAACCTGCAATAACGCCCGCTTGGTAGGGGGTGAAAAATCCGGTGTACAGGTTGGATACACCGGAAAATATTCAAAAAAAATCTTGAGTTTCGCTGATAAATCAGTAAGATATCGCGCATCAAAAGGGTCGTTAGCTCAGTTGGTAGAGCAGTTGGCTTTTAACCAATTGGTCGTAGGTTCGAATCCTACACGACCCACCATCTTTTCCTTCTGTTATACAAGTCTTCAGGCCGCTTTCTTCAAGCTGTTCTTCTTTTCTTCCATCTGTTTGCCCAGCTCCTGAAGTTGATCTTCGCTCATCAGCTTGGCGGCGTTGGCGAACATCTCATTTTCCTCTTCTTCGATATGATGCTCCAGCGTAACCGCTCCATAAACCCCACCTACAACTAACGTTCTGTTCGCGCCATGCTGACCTCCGATATTCCCTCTGGAGGTTTTTTTCATGATGCGCCCTGGTGCCAAGGTTAAAAAAGTCTACCTGTACCCGAAGCCGGTGGACTTCAGAAAGTCCATCGACGGGCTGTCAGCCCTGGTCGAGCTGGATATAAAGGCGGCGGCGTTCGACCCGGTGCTGTTTGTGTTTCTCAACCGGGCGCGCAACAGGGTTAAGATCCTCTATTGGGAGCGCAACGGTTTCTGTCTCTGGCTCAAGCGTCTGGAGGCCGAACGGTTCAAGGCGCCACCGGATATCCGGGACGATGCTATCGAGCTGACCGCAGAGGAGTTGAACTGGATGCTCGACGGTTTTGACCTGTGGCGTAACCGACCGCACAAGGTGTTGAGGCCGCGTTATGTAGCCTGACGCTGGTATAATCCACGGCATGATTTCGCTCCCCGACATCCTGCCGAACGACCCGGATCAGCTCAAGCATTTGCTGATGCAGATGCAATCTCGCGTATCGCAGTTGCAGGAAGAAAACACGCTGCTGCGTCAGCGTCTATTCGGGCGCAAGTCAGAGCAAAGTGCTGATCCGAATTCTCCGCAGCTGGGCATGTTCAACGAAGCCGAAAGCCTGGCCAATGAAACATCCGCTGAAGATGACGAAGAAACGGTTGCTCCCGTATCGGTGAAGAAGCGTGGCAAGCGTAAGCCGCTACCAGCAGAACTGCCGCGCATTGAAGTGGTACATGAGCTGCCCGAGCATGAACTGACCTGTGACTGCGGTTGCCGTAAGCAGGCCATCGGTGAAGAAACCAGCGAGCAGCTGGAAATCATCCCGATGCAGATCCGGGTGATTAAACACATCCGCAAGGTCTACGCCTGCAAGGGGTGTGAAACCGCTCCGGTCACTGCCGATAAACCTGCTCAACTGATCGAAAAGAGCATGGCCAGCCCCAGCGTACTGGCCATGCTGCTAACCACCAAGTATGTCGATGGCGTTCCGCTACACCGCTTCGAGAAAGTGCTGAGTCGCCACGGCATCGAACTGTCCAGGCAAACACTGGCTCGCTGGGTCATCCAGAGCAGTGAGCACCTGCAACCGCTGGTCAACCTAATGCGTGACAGGCTGCTGGCGGGCCCACTGATCCACTGCGATGAAACTCGCCTGCAAGTGCTGAAAGAACCGGATCGTGATCCGACCAGTCAATCCTGGATGTGGGTGCAGACGGGCGGGCCGCCCGATAATCCGGTTGTGCTGTTTGATTACACATCCAGCCGTGCCCAGGATGTACCCTTGCGCTTGCTTGAAGGCTATCAAGGCTACCTGATGACCGATGACTACGCGGGCTACAACGCCGTGGCCGAACAAGCCGGCATCGAACGGCTGGGCTGCTGGGCGCATGCCCGACGCAAGTTCATCGAAGCACAAAAAGCGCAGCCTAAAGGTAAGACCGGGCGCGCCGATATGGCGCTGAGCCTGATCAACAAGCTGTACGGCATTGAGCGTGAAGGCAAGGATGTAAACGCCGGGCAACGCCTGCTGCTGCGCCAGCAGAAAAGTGAACCGGTACTGACTCAGCTCAAAGCCTGGCTGGATAAGACGCATGGTCAGGTAACGCCGCAAAGTGCACTGGGTAAAGCAGTCGGCTATCTGGCCAGCAACTGGAGCAAACTGATCCGCTACACCGAGGCTGGGCACCTACCGATCGACAATAACCCTGCCGAGCGCGCCATCCGCCCATTCGTCATCGGTCGTAAAAACTGGCTGTTCAGCGATACGCCGAAGGGTGCTCACGCCAGCGCCCTAATCTACAGTCTGGTCGAAACCGCCAAGGCT
Above is a genomic segment from Halopseudomonas litoralis containing:
- the ybgF gene encoding tol-pal system protein YbgF, encoding MKGYQGLVLGCLLLPATAMAQVPVMEGSSGSNAPSYQQTQAQSLPDTRSSSAGLSVEGQLMQQLYQMQQEVSMLRGLFEEQEHRLKKLEKDQLDRYQDIDRRLSSISTGSSAPSGADEPANRDSLPPVTPATPGSAPQAPAEADPAREKLLYEAAFDQVKARDFEKAEMAFSAFLRRYPQSDYAGNAQYWLGEVYLVQSDLESAGQAFAKVVSQYAGHRKQADALYKLAEVERRLGNSTKAAQLYQEVLSKHPDASAAQLARRELNNLQ
- the tolQ gene encoding protein TolQ, which encodes MSMWHLISGASVLVQLVMLTLLAASIASWVLIFQRSSVLRSAKKALDDFEDRFWSGIDLSKLYRQVTGNPDPDSGLEQIFRAGFKEFSRMRQQPGVDPEAVMDAVQRSMRVAISREEEKLDQHLPFLATVGSTSPYIGLFGTVWGIMNSFRGLATVQQATLATVAPGIAEALIATAIGLFAAIPAVIAYNRFSARSETLIGHYYTFADEFSSILHRRVHASEGE
- the tolB gene encoding Tol-Pal system beta propeller repeat protein TolB, translating into MKYWLTCAAMLLLAQVALAQDAIEITRGNDRATPIAVVPFGWQGGTPLAEDLAEISANDLRNSGMFTPFDRANMLSHPTRAEEIFPRDWKMLGVEYVLAGQVTGTASGYQLQYHLYNVVREELLMSRTVSGSQNQLRDMAHRVSDEVFEHITGIKGAFNTKLLYVAAERFSADNTRYTLQRSDYDGARTVTLLQSREPILTPSYAPDGQRIAYVSFESRRPEIFVHYIQTGRRERITSFEGLNGAPAWSPDGKRLAFVLSRDGNPEIYVMDLASKQMRRVTNHYAIDTEPTWLDDNTLVFTSDRGGRPQIYKQNLNNGNAERLTFVGNYNANAKLSSEGRTMVMVHRQDGYRNFHIATQDLERGNLKVLTETSLDESPTVAPNGTMLIYATRQQGRGVLMLVSTNGRARSEIPTKFTDLRVPSWSPYLP
- the tolA gene encoding cell envelope integrity protein TolA; this translates as MPEPSQERFAAPIIKAVGLHLLVLIFLFVSFSSAPEYEPAKPIVRATLVQLNSKSPATTQTDQKIAGEAERTAAQRHEAEELKRQQQEQQQEQEAAQRAATEQRQAAAAAAKAAEDKAVEERQRVEQVERQKAEETKRKADAAKKLAEAEAAKKKAAEEAAKRKEVEEAKKAEAKKAEEAKRKTDAEAAAKKAEADRVAKLKREQEEAKASALAELLASETQYQRAQADQFGDEVAASYDDVIRRYVSEQWRRPPTARNGMVVEVRISMLPSGDITDVVVQRSSGDAGFDQSAVQAVRNVGRIPEMQQLSRESPAAFDRLYRQRTLRFKPEDLAF
- the tolR gene encoding protein TolR, yielding MQHRGRRQKRKPVAEMNVVPYIDVMLVLLVIFMVTAPMLNQGVKVDLPQVSSEILPSDTNQQVLTLSVLADGTYYWNLGDTVDTESQTDAAVSLEEMTDGVTKIMRAQPDTLVYIRGDREVNYGVVVTAMASLQQAGVPNVGLITEAP
- the tnpB gene encoding IS66 family insertion sequence element accessory protein TnpB (TnpB, as the term is used for proteins encoded by IS66 family insertion elements, is considered an accessory protein, since TnpC, encoded by a neighboring gene, is a DDE family transposase.), translating into MMRPGAKVKKVYLYPKPVDFRKSIDGLSALVELDIKAAAFDPVLFVFLNRARNRVKILYWERNGFCLWLKRLEAERFKAPPDIRDDAIELTAEELNWMLDGFDLWRNRPHKVLRPRYVA
- the tnpC gene encoding IS66 family transposase, whose product is MISLPDILPNDPDQLKHLLMQMQSRVSQLQEENTLLRQRLFGRKSEQSADPNSPQLGMFNEAESLANETSAEDDEETVAPVSVKKRGKRKPLPAELPRIEVVHELPEHELTCDCGCRKQAIGEETSEQLEIIPMQIRVIKHIRKVYACKGCETAPVTADKPAQLIEKSMASPSVLAMLLTTKYVDGVPLHRFEKVLSRHGIELSRQTLARWVIQSSEHLQPLVNLMRDRLLAGPLIHCDETRLQVLKEPDRDPTSQSWMWVQTGGPPDNPVVLFDYTSSRAQDVPLRLLEGYQGYLMTDDYAGYNAVAEQAGIERLGCWAHARRKFIEAQKAQPKGKTGRADMALSLINKLYGIEREGKDVNAGQRLLLRQQKSEPVLTQLKAWLDKTHGQVTPQSALGKAVGYLASNWSKLIRYTEAGHLPIDNNPAERAIRPFVIGRKNWLFSDTPKGAHASALIYSLVETAKANGQEPYAWLRYVLERLPLASNAEELEALLPWNCGQVAVY
- the pal gene encoding peptidoglycan-associated lipoprotein Pal — protein: MEVIKFGKFAALVVAFGVVVGCSSKGGDAAGTGAVDPNAGYDSSTSSAGSSSNVSSEEAALRAITTFYFEFDSSELKPEAMRALDVHSKDLKAQGNRVALEGHTDERGTREYNMALGERRAAAVQRYLVLQGVSPAQLELISYGEEKAAVTGTGEEAWAQNRRVELRK